The nucleotide window ACAATCTAGGCCAGATAGCGGAGGGTCGCCTTGGCGCTTGGCTTCGGAAGGATTGCGTCGCAGTCTACTTCATTGATCCCAACTGCCCTGGTTGCCTGGCCCTAGCAGACCGTTGGTCAAGCACGCTTCCGGAACGACGTGCGCCAGCGCTTTGGATCGTCGAGGGCAGCGATGATCGTGCGCTACCCTTCTTGAGTCGATTCTCGATCTCCGATCAGGACGTAGTCCGACTGGCGGCAGTGTTTTCGGAAGACGCCGACCTAGCTGTGCTCGGCGTGCACGCCACACCGACGGTGGCGTATCTTCAGACCGACGGCGAACTGGACCGAATTCGTGTGCAGGTTGCACCCCTCCAGAAGGAAGACGTAGTCGCGCGGTGCCGGCCGAAATGAGACGTCGTCTCGCCTGCGGCTGGGGAGTGGTTGCAGCAGGTGTGTTGGGCTGCGACGGCAATGGTGTGCCAGACGCGTTTGATCAGTGGGGTCGCGAGATTACTTCGGCCTGGGACACGATCTGGGTTGTCGGAAGCGACAACCCAGCCGATACGACCTTGCTCGACCCGGAACGCGTTCTTGTCTGGAATGAGCTCGTACTCACGTTGGACATCACCCATCAGAATGTCCGAGCTCTGAGTCGCACCGACGGAGCGCTCCTGTGGTCGCTCGGGCGGGTGGGCAAGGGGCCAGGTGAGTTTACGAATGTCGTCGACGTGCTCGTCGGCCCCGACTCAACGCCTTGGGTGGTAGACGCGGAGAATCGGCGAGTCTCAGTGCTGACTGCCGATGGTCGGGTCGAGCGAGAGATCTCGCTGCAGCATCTGCCACCGTCGGCGATGTACCTAACCTCGACGCCGGATGCAGTCTTCGCCAGCTCCCACGATACGGAGTACGGCATGCTTGAGTTGGGAGTCGACTCGTTGGAGATTCGACACGTACTCCGCTTGCCTTGGCAACACGATCCTGCAAGTCCGTTCGAGTACGATGTGAGGATGGTTCACGCCACCGGAGGGGCTGCGCGACCGTTGCGCGTCGCCGCGCTACAACTGGGCCCCGGGTTCCTTGTCTTCACAAGTCGAGAGGGCTTTCAGAAACACCTCTACATCCAACCGATCCCCTTCGCTTTTCGTCCTGGTCCCAAGATACGAGCGGCTGGGGCGGACACCGCGAGATGGGGAGCGAGAGACGCGGCGGTAGTGGATGACGAGATCTTCTTCTTGTTTGGGGGACGACCAAAACGCCAGTCACATCCGGAAGGTGAAGAGACTCGCCTCATTGATGTGTACGGTAGGGACGGGACGTACCGTAGATCATATCGACTTCCCGGAACGGCAAAGGCCATGTCCACCATCGATGGCGAGACCTTCTACATCTTGGGCGAGTCGGATTTGGGCGTGCCCACCCTCTCCGCGCTACGCGTTGGCCAGTAGCGGGAGAGAGAGCTGGACGGCACAACATCAAGTGAACGGTAGCTGTCTCCCGGAGCGCCAGCGGACAGTGCGGTGCCACGGTTCGACCCGGCTGGTGAGGGGGGCGAGCTCTCTGGTCATGGTCGTCTCTGCGCCGGGCGAGGCGTCACTCTCTGTCCGGATGGAGAGCCCGCGCCTCTTCGGGAGCTGATCGGTCTATCGCCGGTGGGCGGTCGTCCACACCAGGATGACGCCGCACTGGGTCAAGCCGCCGAACTGGGCGGGCATCTCCGCCGGGCTGCGGTAGACCTCCACCGCCGCGACGTCCTGGGCCGGCACCAGCTGATCGAAGCTCTGGGCGGGGACGTTGCCGCTCCCTCCGATCTCGACCACCTGGCCGTCCACGTAGACCCGGGGGAAGCAGGGCGGGGTGCCGCCTCCCGGGCCTTCGGTCCAGAACCGCCCGCGCAGCGCGAAGGACATCAGCGGGAAGGAGGGCACGCCGGCCGTGCCCGATCCCAGCAGCTGGACGCCGGGCACGCCGCGGAAGACGTCGCTGGAGCGCACGGGCGGACGCGCCTGGAGGCGTTCGGGCCCGACGAAGAACCCGAGCCCGTCACGGGCCCGCTCGTAGTAGCCCACGGCTTCCAGGCGGACCGACCGGCGCTCCGCCGTGACCTCCAGTCCCTCGAGCTCGATGGGGCGGGCCTGGACGTGGAAGGTGACGAACGTGTTGTGGAGCGTGGAGAGCGCGAGCGGTCCGTCGACCGTCGCGAACGCGGCCGGGTGCTCGACGTGCACCGAGAAGGCGCCGTCGGTCGGCACGAAGATCTGGAAGCGACCGTCGGGTCGGGTGAGCTCCGCGGCCACGACCACGCCGTCCCCATCGAGCAGGCGTACCGCCGCCAGGGCGACCGGGGCGTCGTCGGAGGCGTACAGGACCACCCCGTGCAGGATCTGGCCCCGGGCCTCGCCCGTCAGCAACGCAAGCGCGGCGAAGGCCGACGCCCCCCACCTGGGGGCGCACCTTCGACGGCGCGTCGCGGGGCTGCCCGGTCTCCCTACGCCGTCGGCCGGGCGTTCGTGGGTCCTCACCGCTCCTCCAGGTCACGGCCGCCCCCGAGCGCGCGTATGGACCTCCACGCCGCGTCGGGCCTACCATCGGTACGGCGCTCCCGGCCCTGGTGCAACTTCCCGGGCGCCGATCCCGTCCTATCCCGGGGGTCCCCCGGCCCCGATCGACCTGCGAACCCTCACGTGGTACGGAGCATGGTGAACCTACGATTCTCGGGCGTCCTCGCCCTCGGGCTCGGCCTTGCCGCCGCGCCTGCCCTCCAGGCCCAGGGCTTCGGAGCCTCCCTCGCGCTCGGAGACGACGCGGTCTTCGTGGGCGAAGGCCTGAACGTCCGGGAGCCCGGCTACGTCTACGTCTTCGCGCGCAACGCCCAGGGCGCCTGGGAGCGCACCCAGAAGCTCGAGGCGTCCGACGCGGAACCCAACGATCACTTCGGACGCTCGCTCGCCTATGCCGGCGGATCCCTGCTCGTGGGCACGACGGTGCGGAACGAGTCCACCGGCGCCGTCTACGTCTTCGAGCGGGACGCGTCCGGGCAGTGGAGCGAGCGCGCCATCCTGACCGCGCCGGACGGCGCGGCCGGGGACGCGTTGGGTCGGGTCATGGCCACGGACGGACAGACGGTCCTCGCGTCCACCTGGGCCCACCAGGACAGCCGCGGCGCCGTCTACGTCTACGAGCGTGATGGCTCGGGGACCTGGACCCAGACGGCCAAGCTCATGGGCAGCGACATCGGGCCCGAGGGGCTGTTCGGAATGAGCCTGGCCGTGAACGGCGACCGCATCCTGGTCGGCGCGCCGACCCAGGGCGACAACACCGGGGTCGTCTACGCCTTCCACCGCGAGAACGGCACCTGGACGGAGACGGGGAAGCTCCAGCCGGCCGCCGTCGGTCCCAACAGCCGCTTCGGCACCGGGGTGGCGCTCCGTGACGGGGAAGCGCTCATCGGTGCGCAGACCCACAACCAGTTCCGGGGCACGGCCTTCCGCTTCACGCTGGACGAGGCCACGGGTCAGTGGAGCGAGGCCGAGGCCGTGCCGCCTTTCGACGGGGGGGATCCGGGCCTGCAGTACGGCGTGACCGTCGCCTACAACGGGGACGAGCAGTGGATCGCAGCGCCCGGGGTGAACGGCTTCGCGGGGGGTGCGTACATCCTGCGGTCCTCCGACACCATCAAGCTCGTGGCGCCGGACGGTCAGCCCCAGGAGGGCTTCGCCAACACCTTCGACGTGCGCGGCGATCGCGCGCTCGTCGGGCTGCCGGGAGACGACTTCGGGCTGGGCGCCGTGATGGTCTTCGAGCGCAGCGGGGGTGCGTGGACCGCGGCCAGCGACCGTCTGGTCGGGGACGAGCCCGCGGGTCTGGACGCCATCACCGGCGACCAGGTGGACTGCGGCACCGACGGCAAGGCGGCGATCTTCGACTGCCAGCAGGTGGACATCCTGTCCTTCCTGCCCGTGCAGCAGATCGGCGGGAGCCGGGGCGTGGAGGTCAACGACGTCTGGGGCTGGACCGATCCCGAGAGTGGCCGCGAGTACGCGCTCGTGGGCCGCTACGACGGCACGTCCTTCATCGACATCACCAACCCGGGTGCGCCGCGCTACCTCGGGAACCTGGCCCTGCACGAGGGCGCCAATCCGAACGTGTGGCGTGACATCAAGGTCTACCAGGACCATGCCTTCATCGTGTCGGATGGCGCGGGCCCGCACGGGATGCAGGTGTTCGACCTCACGCGTCTGCGCGACGTCGGCAGCGAGCCCGTGGAGTTCACCGAGGACGCGCACTACGACCGCATCGCCAGCGCGCACAACATCGTGATCAACGAGAACACCGGCTTCGCCTATGCCGTGGGCGTCAACAGTGGCGGCGAGACCTGCGGCGGCGGGCTGCACATGATCGACATCCGCCAGCCGACCGAGCCGCAGTTCGTGGGGTGCTTCCAGGACATGGAGACCGGCAACCAGCGCACGGGCTACAGCCACGACGCGCAGTGCGTGGTCTACCACGGCCCCGACACCGAGCATCAGGGCAAGGAGATCTGCCTGGGGTCCAACGAGACGGCGCTGTCCATCGCGGACGTGTCGGACAAGGACAACCCGATCGCGCTGTCGCACGCCAGCTACCCCAACGTAGCCTACACCCACCAGGGATGGCTGGACGACCAGCACGAGTACTTCTACATGAACGACGAGGGGGACGAGCAGTCCGGTCTGGTGGACCACACCCGCACGCTGGTGTGGGACGTGAAGGATCTGGACGATCCCATCCTCGTGAACGAGTACCTGGGACCGAGCCGCTCCATCGATCACAACCTGTACGTCAAGGGCGACCTGATGTACCAGTCGAACTACGTGAGCGGGCTGCGCATCGTGGACATCAGCGACCGCGCCAACCCGCGCGAGGTCGGCTTCTTCGACACGGTGCCCTGGAGTGACGATCCCGTCTTCGACGGCTCCTGGAGCAACTATCCGTTCTTCGAGAGCGGCACGCTCGTGGTCACGAGCGGCAAGGAAGGCGTCTTCCTGCTGAAAAAGCGGGACCGGCCGATCTCGTAGCGAGCCCGGAGTGGCCGCCGGCCGTCCGTGGCCGGCGGAGAGAACACGAGAGGGGGGAGGCGGATCTGCTCGCCTCCCCCCTCTTCGCGTTCGGTGCTACCGTCCCGCCTACTCGCTCGAGCCGCCCTTGCCCGTGATCATGCGGACACCGGCCCGGAAGACGCCGACCACGCGCCGCCAGGTCATGAGCAGGAAGCCGCCGACCGCCGCGAGCGCGGACGCGACCGGCACCAGGGTCTCGGGTCCCAGATACAGCATGTGTTCCTCCTGAGCGTGCCCCGCCGGGGGGCCTGGGGGTTCATAAGTGTGGCGCCGGAACGCCGCCCGTCAATCAGGCGGTGCCGCCGCGGGTGTCGCGTCACTGCTACATGTCGTGCAAGTCGTTGTCTGCGTGTGCGTAAGGGGGCGTGCTCCGGCCGTCACCGGCCCGTCACGGGCGCGGGCTCGCGCTCGGGAGCGGCGGCCGGTGCGGCGACGGCGGCCGGAGGCGGCGGTGCCGCGCGCCGCTCCAGGATCTGTTGCCGCTGCAGCAGCCACAGCTCCCGCTGCACCGTGTTGCCCTGCTGGAGCACCAGTCCGATCACGAACAGCAGGATGCCCAGGATCACCATCGAGACGCTGAGCAGCGCGGAGAAGGCCGACACCTGCCCGGTGATCAGCAGGAAGATGGCCCAGAGCAGGAAGAGGAAGCCGATCGTGAGCGAGGCGATGGCCATCCCCCACACGTAGCGCACGGGATTGGCGAACAGGCTGAACGCCGTGTGCGACAGGATCAGCTTCTGGATCTTGGAGCTGCTCTTGCGCTTCACCCGCTGGCCGCGGTGCTTGTACTCCTTCCACTCCAGCAGGGAAGGGATCTCCCGCACCCGGTATCCGAGCGCGGCGGCCTTCAGGATCACCTCCAGGTGGAACTCCTTCCCGTCCTCGTGCAGCGGGAGCGACTGGATGATCTCGCGGCGGTACGCCCGCGTCATCCCGGTGTTCATGGTGGCGGCGCCCGCCATGCAGGCCCGGATCACCAGGTTCCCGAACTTGCTCAGGAAGACGCGCTTGGCCGGGACGTTCTTGTAGCCGCCGCCCTCCAGGTGGGGGCTCGCCACCACCAGGTCCGCGTCCGGCCACTCCTCCATCGCCGCCACCAGACGGTGGACGATGTCCTCGCCCCACGAGAGATCGATCTCGGTCGTGACGATGATGTCGCCCCGGGCGGCGTTGATGCCGGTGCGCAGCCCGTGGCCGCGTCCGCGGTTGCGGGGGTAGCCCAGCACCCGCAGCTCCGGGTGGTCCTCCATCAGGGGTTCCACCACCGCGCGGGAGCCGTCCTTGGAGCCGTCGTCCACGACGATCAGCTCCCAGGTCCGGCCCAGCGTGGACAGACGCTCCAGGAGCGTCCGCACCGCGTGCTCGATGATCTGCGATTCGTTGTAGAACGGGCAGACCACACTCACCTGGATCGACATGCGTCAGCTCCCAACGTGGGCGGGGGTTCCCAGCGTCGCCCGGGTATCGACGGCCATCTGCAGCCACAGCTCCAGCACGACCAGGGCGAAGACCTGCTTCACGTACATGAACTCCCCTGTCCGGAACCGCTCCCGCAAGGCCCGCACCGCCTCCGGCCTGAAGATTCCGCGCTGTTTCAGGCGCTCATCGGACAGGGCGTCGTCGATCATGGCCTGGAAGGCCGGGTGCCCGGCGTAGCGCTCCAGGGGGATGTAGAACGGCATCTTGGGCCGCTTGATCACCTCGGGAGGGAGCATCCGCTCCCCCAGGCGTCGCAACAGGTACTTGGACGTCAGGCCCCGGATCTTCTGCCGGGGCGGCAGCCCGAGTCCGAACTCCACCAGCTCGTGGTCCAGGAACGGGACGCGCGCCTCGACGGCGCTGGCCATGGACGTCTTGTCCTGCTTGGTCAGGATGTCGTCCGCCAGCCAGTGGGCGAACTGCAGGTGCAGGATCCGGTTCAGGAAGGGCGCCCGGCTGTGGGCGGCCTCCTCCCACTCCGGCCACGTGCTGTCCGCGCCGAGGGAGGCCCGGAAGTCGGGCGTGTACAGATCCACGAGATCGCGGTCGTCGAACAACGAGATCAGGTGGCGGTACGCGGCCGGCAGCTGCTGCGGGGCCAGATACCCCAGGAAGTCCACCAGCTTCTGCTTGCCGCGCCGGCCCAGGTCGGCCGGATAGCTGAAGGCCAGGTTGAGCAGGCCGCTCGGCAGGGCCGACAGCGCCGGGCGCACCAGCCCGTTGCGGACCGGCCCGGGGGCGACGCGCGCGAACCGGTGTGCGAACAGCAGCGCCTTGTGGAACAGGTACCCGCCGAAGACCTCGTCGGCGCCCTCGCCGGAGAGCACCACGGTGACGGACTGCTTCGCCACCCGTGCGAGCTGGTACATCGGGATCACGATCGGGTCGCCCAGCGGCTCGTCCAGGTGCCACACCAGCTTGGGCAACAGCTCGATGTCGTCCGCCGTGCACGGGATCTCGGTGTGGTCGCATCCGAGCAGCTTCGCGGTGGCGGCGGCCGCCTCCAGCTCGTCGTGCTCGTAGTCGAAGCCCACCGAGAACGTCTTGATCGGCCGCGAGGAGCCGCGGGCCATCGCGG belongs to Gemmatimonadota bacterium and includes:
- the asnB gene encoding asparagine synthase (glutamine-hydrolyzing), with translation MCGICGFAGIHEDGLLEAMTRTLEHRGPDSAGYFRENGVGLGHRRLSIIDVDGGQQPIENEDGSLVLIANGEIYNYRELREQLLARGHRFRTHSDSEVLLHLYEDHGPDLMRRILGMYAFAIYDRRRGHLFLGRDRLGIKPLYYAELSGGRLLFASEMKALLRYGGLDTTLVPQAVHDYLALRYVPGPGGMFAEIQKLPAGHWGLYRDGRLRLEPYWAPTLHETSDTRSEPELLEELEQRFQTSIDRRLISDVPLGAYLSGGLDSSIIVAAMARGSSRPIKTFSVGFDYEHDELEAAAATAKLLGCDHTEIPCTADDIELLPKLVWHLDEPLGDPIVIPMYQLARVAKQSVTVVLSGEGADEVFGGYLFHKALLFAHRFARVAPGPVRNGLVRPALSALPSGLLNLAFSYPADLGRRGKQKLVDFLGYLAPQQLPAAYRHLISLFDDRDLVDLYTPDFRASLGADSTWPEWEEAAHSRAPFLNRILHLQFAHWLADDILTKQDKTSMASAVEARVPFLDHELVEFGLGLPPRQKIRGLTSKYLLRRLGERMLPPEVIKRPKMPFYIPLERYAGHPAFQAMIDDALSDERLKQRGIFRPEAVRALRERFRTGEFMYVKQVFALVVLELWLQMAVDTRATLGTPAHVGS
- a CDS encoding choice-of-anchor B family protein; this encodes MVNLRFSGVLALGLGLAAAPALQAQGFGASLALGDDAVFVGEGLNVREPGYVYVFARNAQGAWERTQKLEASDAEPNDHFGRSLAYAGGSLLVGTTVRNESTGAVYVFERDASGQWSERAILTAPDGAAGDALGRVMATDGQTVLASTWAHQDSRGAVYVYERDGSGTWTQTAKLMGSDIGPEGLFGMSLAVNGDRILVGAPTQGDNTGVVYAFHRENGTWTETGKLQPAAVGPNSRFGTGVALRDGEALIGAQTHNQFRGTAFRFTLDEATGQWSEAEAVPPFDGGDPGLQYGVTVAYNGDEQWIAAPGVNGFAGGAYILRSSDTIKLVAPDGQPQEGFANTFDVRGDRALVGLPGDDFGLGAVMVFERSGGAWTAASDRLVGDEPAGLDAITGDQVDCGTDGKAAIFDCQQVDILSFLPVQQIGGSRGVEVNDVWGWTDPESGREYALVGRYDGTSFIDITNPGAPRYLGNLALHEGANPNVWRDIKVYQDHAFIVSDGAGPHGMQVFDLTRLRDVGSEPVEFTEDAHYDRIASAHNIVINENTGFAYAVGVNSGGETCGGGLHMIDIRQPTEPQFVGCFQDMETGNQRTGYSHDAQCVVYHGPDTEHQGKEICLGSNETALSIADVSDKDNPIALSHASYPNVAYTHQGWLDDQHEYFYMNDEGDEQSGLVDHTRTLVWDVKDLDDPILVNEYLGPSRSIDHNLYVKGDLMYQSNYVSGLRIVDISDRANPREVGFFDTVPWSDDPVFDGSWSNYPFFESGTLVVTSGKEGVFLLKKRDRPIS
- a CDS encoding TonB-dependent receptor plug domain-containing protein, coding for MLTGEARGQILHGVVLYASDDAPVALAAVRLLDGDGVVVAAELTRPDGRFQIFVPTDGAFSVHVEHPAAFATVDGPLALSTLHNTFVTFHVQARPIELEGLEVTAERRSVRLEAVGYYERARDGLGFFVGPERLQARPPVRSSDVFRGVPGVQLLGSGTAGVPSFPLMSFALRGRFWTEGPGGGTPPCFPRVYVDGQVVEIGGSGNVPAQSFDQLVPAQDVAAVEVYRSPAEMPAQFGGLTQCGVILVWTTAHRR
- a CDS encoding glycosyltransferase family 2 protein; the protein is MSIQVSVVCPFYNESQIIEHAVRTLLERLSTLGRTWELIVVDDGSKDGSRAVVEPLMEDHPELRVLGYPRNRGRGHGLRTGINAARGDIIVTTEIDLSWGEDIVHRLVAAMEEWPDADLVVASPHLEGGGYKNVPAKRVFLSKFGNLVIRACMAGAATMNTGMTRAYRREIIQSLPLHEDGKEFHLEVILKAAALGYRVREIPSLLEWKEYKHRGQRVKRKSSSKIQKLILSHTAFSLFANPVRYVWGMAIASLTIGFLFLLWAIFLLITGQVSAFSALLSVSMVILGILLFVIGLVLQQGNTVQRELWLLQRQQILERRAAPPPPAAVAAPAAAPEREPAPVTGR